In one Dermacentor albipictus isolate Rhodes 1998 colony unplaced genomic scaffold, USDA_Dalb.pri_finalv2 scaffold_29, whole genome shotgun sequence genomic region, the following are encoded:
- the LOC139052680 gene encoding cylicin-2-like: protein MEDATTCYGQGSLYRCCHPSGWCPNANIIDHTSTGAWTGSVYDATNDASSDASPRTSNATPTPATGPTPRHIRTEPDKAKDKKHTSKDKSKDKTSKSKDKSKDKTSKSKDKSKDKTSKSKDKSKDKTCKSKNRSKDKTSKDKKSKCNDKSSKSSKSSKSTKEKEGRKRKSKKAKKGSFKEGSSRSRSKDKAGKAKSSKEKGGKGSKEADKGSKEKSSKKKSTKKKHSKDKQSKEKQQSEEKHHNEDEHGSKEKHDKDKNTHFRWSILKAGITLERTL from the exons ATGGAGGACGCTACCACCTGCTACGGCCAGGGGTCTCTCTaccgctgttgccacccttcCGGGTGGTGCCCCAACGCCAACATCATCGACCACACCTCCACGGGCGCTTGGACCGGGAGCGTGTACGACGCAACCAACGACGCCTCCAGCGACGCCAGCCCTAGAACGTCGAACGCCACTCCGACGCCGGCTACGGGACCCACACCACGCCACATCCGCACCGAACCAGAC AAGGCCAAAGACAAGAAGCACACGAGCAAAGACAAGTCCAAAGACAAGACGAGCAAGAGCAAAGACAAGTCCAAAGACAAGACGAGCAAGAGCAAAGACAAGTCCAAAGACAAGACGAGCAAGAGCAAAGACAAGTCCAAAGACAAGACGTGCAAGAGCAAAAACAGGTCCAAAGACAAGACAAGCAAAGACAAGAAAAGCAAATGCAACGATA AAAGCAGCAAGAGCAGCAAGAGCAGCAAGAGCACCAAAGAGAAAGAAGGACGCAAGCGCAAGTCCAAGAAGGCCAAGAAAGGCTCCTTTAAGGAAGGCAGCTCCAGATCGAGAAGCAAAGATAAGGCTGGCAAGGCTAAGTCCAGCAAGGAGAAGGGGGGCAAAGGAAGCAAGGAGGCGGACAAAGGCAGTAAGGAGAAGTCGAGCAAGAAAAAGAGCACCAAGAAGAAACACAGCAAGGATAAGCAAAGTAAAGAAAAGCAACAAAGCGAGGAGAAACACCACAACGAAGACGAGCACGGAAGCAAAGAAAAGCATGATAAAGACAAGAATACTCATTTCAGGTGGAGTATATTAAAGGCAGGGATAACGTTGGAGCGGACTTTATGA